A stretch of the Actinomyces faecalis genome encodes the following:
- a CDS encoding AMP-binding protein, producing the protein MSTAAQHTSVGASWDAARFHRPGYQPGIPATIEVPDSHLSELLETAARFYPDRVAIDFLGWTTTYRELLETSERAAQVLADAGVRAGDRVALIMPNCPQHVAAVYGALRLGAIVAEHNPLAPAEQVRAQLDHHGARVVVAWEKAVGLVTDPAAERDPSVDPLGGRTVFAVDLSRTLPAHLRAALHLPVAKARQTRASMKADRLPAGVRSWDVEVARSGRLPSSWPYPVGSDVAVLLHTGGTTGTPKAAMLTHTNLRANVNQAMAWVPMLHEGGESFLTLLPFFHAFGLTFNLFCAVQKAATQVMMPKFDVKEVLAANKRRALTFFVGVPVMFERILRAAQKAGADLTSLRYGVCGAAPMPAEVGAQWEELTGGYFVEGYGMTETSPIIAGTPMGPTRRLGSLGLPFASTDVRVVDPDAPVIDPEVEVPDGQSGELLVRGPQVFAGYWQDPEATEAALLPGGWLRTGDMVRREESFLWMADRRRELILSGGFNVYPSQVEAVLRQVPGVADVAVVGTDNGSASETIAAAVVLDKDASGQPTAEGRALSLEVLRSHGERLLPHYALPRRLEIIEEMPRSMIGKVLRREVHELLARRDRHG; encoded by the coding sequence GTGAGCACTGCAGCTCAGCACACCAGCGTCGGCGCGTCCTGGGACGCCGCACGCTTCCACCGCCCGGGCTACCAGCCAGGCATCCCCGCAACCATTGAGGTCCCCGACTCCCACCTGTCCGAGCTGCTAGAGACCGCCGCCCGCTTCTACCCCGATCGCGTCGCCATCGACTTCCTGGGCTGGACCACCACCTACCGCGAGCTGCTGGAGACCTCCGAGCGGGCCGCCCAGGTCCTGGCTGACGCCGGGGTGCGTGCAGGCGACCGGGTCGCCCTCATCATGCCCAACTGCCCCCAGCACGTCGCTGCCGTCTACGGCGCCCTGCGCCTGGGGGCGATCGTGGCGGAGCACAACCCGCTGGCCCCGGCAGAGCAGGTGCGCGCCCAGCTCGACCACCACGGCGCCCGCGTCGTCGTCGCCTGGGAGAAGGCCGTCGGCCTCGTCACGGACCCCGCTGCCGAGCGCGATCCCTCCGTCGACCCCCTGGGCGGCAGGACCGTCTTTGCTGTGGATCTGTCCCGTACCCTGCCTGCGCACCTGCGCGCCGCCCTGCACCTGCCGGTGGCCAAGGCTCGCCAGACCCGCGCCTCGATGAAGGCAGATCGTCTGCCCGCCGGAGTCCGCTCGTGGGACGTCGAGGTCGCCCGCAGCGGGCGTCTGCCCTCCTCATGGCCCTACCCGGTCGGCAGCGACGTCGCCGTCCTGCTGCACACCGGAGGGACCACGGGCACGCCCAAGGCCGCCATGCTCACCCACACCAACCTGCGGGCCAATGTCAACCAGGCCATGGCCTGGGTACCGATGCTGCACGAGGGTGGGGAGAGCTTCCTGACCCTCCTGCCCTTCTTCCACGCCTTCGGGCTCACCTTCAACCTCTTCTGCGCCGTCCAGAAGGCCGCCACCCAGGTGATGATGCCCAAGTTCGACGTCAAGGAGGTCCTAGCGGCGAACAAGCGCCGTGCCCTGACCTTCTTCGTGGGTGTGCCGGTCATGTTCGAACGCATCCTGCGCGCGGCGCAGAAGGCCGGAGCGGACCTGACGAGTCTGCGCTACGGGGTGTGTGGCGCGGCGCCGATGCCCGCCGAGGTTGGTGCGCAGTGGGAGGAGCTCACCGGCGGGTACTTCGTCGAGGGCTACGGCATGACCGAGACCAGCCCCATCATCGCCGGCACCCCCATGGGGCCTACCCGGCGCCTGGGGTCCCTGGGGCTGCCCTTCGCCTCGACCGACGTGCGTGTGGTGGACCCTGACGCCCCGGTCATCGACCCAGAGGTTGAGGTTCCCGATGGTCAGAGCGGTGAGCTTCTCGTGCGCGGCCCCCAGGTCTTCGCCGGCTACTGGCAGGACCCGGAGGCTACCGAGGCGGCGTTGCTTCCTGGCGGCTGGCTGCGCACCGGGGACATGGTGCGCCGTGAGGAGTCCTTCCTGTGGATGGCTGACCGACGCCGCGAGCTCATTCTCTCCGGCGGCTTCAACGTCTACCCCTCCCAGGTCGAGGCGGTGCTGCGACAGGTTCCGGGTGTTGCGGACGTGGCCGTGGTCGGCACGGACAACGGCTCGGCCAGTGAGACCATCGCAGCCGCCGTCGTGCTGGACAAGGACGCCTCAGGCCAGCCCACCGCTGAGGGCCGGGCGCTGAGCCTGGAGGTGCTGCGCTCCCACGGCGAGAGGCTGCTGCCTCACTACGCCCTGCCCAGGCGCCTGGAGATCATCGAGGAGATGCCTCGTTCGATGATCGGCAAGGTGCTGCGCCGTGAGGTGCATGAGCTGCTGGCGCGGCGAGACCGGCACGGCTGA